aagagggactggtttctcggctaatagggggcttgtgggctgaaattagtggtctcaggcaggccaaacaattcatttcatttcatttccaattgcattgcagtttcaagcccagggcaggccaagccaaacagctgattgcattgtcacttaatttccattgccattgcagtttcaagcacagagcaggccaaacaactcatttcattttcattaagggctaacaaatcatttattcaagtacattgcatactcacagtgttctgtagtttcccagctgagacacagagtcgtgacctctcccttacCATCTTAcagacagactgagccatgcccacacttccgggttttatagtccctcccccctcccctcccaccagaaggggcgtggccttcatggtggtgattgacaggagagagaatctcaagaatttttaaacactaataagtcttttatttttcatcgatgggaaaaatcctcggggcctgcgcagtggaggatgactctgagtaagatggccaaaaaatcacagccatatgtggtagcgatttttctaaaatcaaagcacagtgcaaacaggaagtggtcatggtgagacttttaattatatagataacgcTACTCGTGAGAACATAATACTTTAAGATGAGTCATAAGGTGATaataagttataggagaagaattaggccattcgccccattgagtctactccacaattcagtCACggatgatctatttctccctcctaacctcattctcctgccttctccccataacccttgacacccgtactaatcaagaatctatctatctatctctgccttaaaaatatccattgacttggcctccacagccttctgtggcaatgacttgacctcactgatgctgcctgacccactgagttactccagcactttgtgtggcaatgagttccacagattcaccaccattgaATTACTTTATTAATGAATGTATACCTTTATAGAAATAGGACAAACATATTTCTTGTGATTACAATACCAATGGCCTACCACAACTCAATGCATAATTGTAAGGGCATAGTGTTCACATCTTACAAGACATGAGTAATTACAACCCAAAAACCTAATACAAATTGCTAAAATTTATATTTAGTGAAGGAGGCCAATGTGTTCCCAGTTATTACACTTTCCCAGAAGAAACCACAGCAACAACTTATATTTATATCGAGCCGTTAACACACTTCAACCAACCTACAGTAAGTATTCAGAAGAGAAGACAAGAGCTGCATCTTGCACAGTCGATTGACATCCCTTTGACATGTTTGTGTCTCATTCCTGTCTTCATTCTTCAGTTTTTTCATAATTCTGTTGATACTGATTCAAGCCATTCGCAACTCATATACACAATATGTGATCTACATGCAAACTACACGAAGTCCAAACTTCTTTAGAAAATTAAAACAGTCTAGGATGTTAGACGCCTTCTTCCACATGAAAGACATGTTCATTATAGATTTACAGTGTCCAACACTTTGTCTTATGGATATTAATATTGTCTTGATATTGATATTGtcttaagaatgtcattgtttcatTTAGagtcatatgacaattaaacactcttgattcttgtgtaggaaggaactgcagaggctgctttatactaaagatagacacaaaatgctggagtaattcaacgggccaggcagcagctctggagagaaggaataggagatgtGTTGGGttggaatgggtctgaagaaggattccaacccgaaacatcacctattcctttcctgcagagatgctgcctgacctgctgagttactccagcactctgtgaaacgtcatctattccatttctccagagatgctgcctgacccactgagttactccagcactctgtgaaacgttacccattctttctctccagacatgctgcctgacccattgagttactgcagcactttgtgtctactcttGCCGCTTGACAAGGCAGTAGAGGGGAGCTCATACCAGTGAGCTATCTAGGGGTTCCTTCTCTTCAGCATTTTCCTGTTCAACATCGGGACCCAGATGGTCGAGTTTCTTGAGCTCCCGTTGGTACTTGGCCATGATAAAGGCGTAGGAACAGCCATAAACAGCTGCCACCAGCATCATCAGGCAGACGATGCCACAGATGACTCCAGTGACCACAATAGTAGCAATGGCATGCCGTAAGCTGCCTGACCGTTGCTTGGCCTTCGGGGTACAGTCTGGGCTGTGCTCCGGCTCCAGTTTGTGCTGCAACGTTTGGATGGTGGGACTTCTCTGGTCGGAGTCAACGTGAGATGACTTGTCCTTTATGGAGGAACACACCTGGAATAATTCATGCGGGATTCTCATGAGGTCCTTACTTCTTAAGTCCTCTGGTTCTGTGCATAGAATTTCATCAATCTTCCCTCCTATGTGAAAGCAGAATGAGTCATTCCATGGGACATTTGTCATGATTTGTGGCTTTTAGAAAAAGTACAGAAAAATGCATTTTCATCTAAGCAGTACAATTATTACATCTGAGAGGACATCTGGCAGAGTTGAAAGGACAATTAAAGAAAGGAATTTAATTCTCTGCCCATTTTCCCTTCTTCACATCTGTTTACTTCTGAATTGATCTGATTGTTTTAATCTGCAGCAACCAATAAGATTGCTGATAAAGGAATGATTTAAATTGTGCAGTGGCCAGCAAGCAGGGATGTTTTTCCATTCTGATCCCCTGGGAACCGGCTTTAAGTTGGTTTGGAGGGTGCATGGTAAGTTGCCAATGGTTTGACAAAGGAGCAAATGGGCTGTGGACGGTAATGGTTTAATAAATGATTCTGGACATAGAGGAATTAGGTAGGAAAGCAAGAGGGGAAATGGGCTGGAAAtcaggaaacaaaatagttcagcGCTGCCTGTCATGTGTACTTTAATGCAAAGGATCTTGAAAAATGAAGCAATGGATTTAGAGCACAGATAGACATGTGGAAGACCAAGAAAGGACAccgagttctggagtaactcagcgggtcaggcagcatctcgagaacatggataggtgacatttcacagagtgctggagtaactcatcgggtcaggcaacatctgtggagaacatggataggtgacgtttcacagggtgctgcagtaactcagcgggtcaggcaacatctgtggagaacatggataggtgatgtttcagagtgctgcagtaactcagcgggtcaggcatctggagttccttgtgcctctaggTTTCAGCAAGGCTCTATTAGATTGTAATGCagcaaatggaagacatttatttAGAAAGTGAGGGAGATACAAAGGCCAGAGTCCCCATGTTACAAATTAGTTTAATATTTATCATAAGGAAAATGTTAGAAGCTAATAATGAAGATGTTTTAGGCAGGCAATTAGGACAACTGAATGCAATGGACAAAGTGAGTGTGGATTGTGAAAGATGGATGATGTTTGGCCAATTTATTGTATTGCTTTGAAGAAGAGCTGGTGGGGGATAAAAAGAAGCCAATAGATGCATGGATCTttccagaaagcttttgataaattGCTGCATTGTACGCTGCCACAGGAAATGAAAGCTCTGGGGAGCAGGAGATAACATATTGGCCTGGGTAGAAGGGTGGGTGGGTTTGGTGGattggtggggtgggtgggtgatgggtgggatggggtgggtgggtgtggtgggtgggtgatgggtgatgggtgagtggatggatgggtggggtgggtgatgggtggggtgggtggatgggtgatgggtggggtgggtggttgGGTGGGTGATGAGTGGATGgatgggtgatgggtgggtgGTTGGATGGGTGATGGGTGGATGTGGTGGCTGAGTGGGTGcgagatgggtggatggatgggtgggtgatgggtgggtgggtgatgggtgggtggatggatgggtggggtgggtggctgggtgggtgggtgtggtggatgggtgggtgggtgatgggtgggtggatggatgggtggggtgggtggctgggtgggtgatgggtgggtggatggatgggtgatgggtggggtgggtgggtgggatgaTGTAGAGGTGGCAATGGCATAactgacagacagacacacggacTGTTGCAATAATCAAGCAGGCAGCAGGCCATTCaggtgtttcatagaaacatagaaaatagatgcatgagcaggccattcagcccttcgaaccagcaccgccattcaatatgatcatggctgatcatccagaatcattaccccgttcctgccttctccccatatcccttgattccgttagcccaaagctctaaatctaactccctcttgaaaacatccagtgaattggcctccacggcaGAGAATAAGCCTTGGTGAAGCTGTGACCGAGACACGGGGCTGGCACCATGGTGAGATCAGGATGGGCTCTGGCAGAGTACTCCACCTCACCTGTAAGATCTGCTCTAATGTGGAAGTTAAGTCACCTAAGAAACTTTGCTTTACAGAAAGTCATGTTATAAAaacagttgtttagtttagttgtgagatacaacgtgtaaacagacccttcagcccaccgtggctgtgtcgaccagcaatcactcctacactagttctatctgactcggggcaatttacagaagccaattaacctacaaactttggagtgtgggaggaaaccagtgcacccggagaaaacccacacagtcgcagcgagaatgtacaaactccgtacagacagcacccgtaatcaggatcactgtgaggcagcaactctaccgctgcaccactgtgccatcccggttgtgtcaatggggaaaaggggtgaggagtttagagtcatttatctcacagttttaatttttttttaatttttagcagctacatttatttttattattactgCAAGCTACAAATTTTAAAGGCTGGCTGTTATACAGTTTAATATCAATgcaagtgtcaatagaagcaatCAATCGTCAATTTTGGTGCCCTTCCACGGTGAAAGTGGCAGtagggaggttacatggaaacttttttttcccaaGACAGCTTTTTCTCTGCTTGCCAATTTCTGAAGGGACTTTTAAGTGTCTCTCTAGTTCACGATCTAATTCATATTGTCAGGTCAtaaagactgatgtggggggaggggggggggcgaggcagggaagaagaaaggaagaggaggagccagagggctgagggagagctgagaagaggaggagacaataaggactatgaggtgctgctcttccaatatAAACagcacaagtgaaatatgaggtgctgctcctccaatatttcgcttgggcagtttataccccagcggcatgaacattgacttctccaatttccggtagcccttattgtctcctccccttctcagctctccctcagccctctggctcctcctcttcctttcttcttcccgccccccccccccccaccctacatcagtatgaagaagggttttggcccgaaacgttgcctatttccttcgctccatagatgcagctgcacccgctgagtttctccagcacttttgtctaccttcatgttcataagtgttaggagtagaattaggccatttgacccatcaagtctactccgccattcaatcatggctgatctatctttccctctcaaccccattctcctgccttctccccataacccctgacaccatattTTAATCATATAATGTGTGTAATAGAAATAGTATTCCTTAATTCATCGAATGCAATATATCCAATGTGTGTTGTGGAGACATGTGCtaatacaggctagatgcaggaaaactgttccccatgttgggggagtccagaaccagaggtcacagtttaagaataaggggtaggccatttacgactgaaaggaggaaaaacattttcacccagagagttgtggaattctctgccacagaagtcagtggagaccaattcactggatgttttcaagggagagttaaatttagctcttagggctaacggaatcaagggttatggggagaaagcaggaacgggatactgattttggatgatcagccatggtggtgctggcttgaagggctgaatgttctactcctgcacctattttctatgtttctaaagggttTACTTAGTGAGATTGTTGTGATctgattttacacagagggtggtggatgcctggaacgcgctgccaggggtggtggtggaggcagatacaacagtggtgtttGATGTTTTTAGATCAGTACGTGGATATGCAagggatggagggatgtggatcacgttgcAGGCAGAGTGGATAGGTttaacatggacattgtgggccgaagggcctgttcctgtgctgtactgttctacgatcTATTGTCTGATTGTGATGTTGCTGTGATTTGAATGTGAGCTGGCATCATTGTAGATTTGACAGAACGGTGAAGTTTCTCGAGGGAAGTTTCTAGGAGGTAATTTGATTGCCAATCTGGGAACCATGAGCACTACTTCACCACTGAGAAGGTGAAGGTGAACTGGTGTTTGTTGACTGACCTGTGTAGAGGAAGCTCTCCAACCAAAGTTTCAATCCCGTTAGATGACAGTCACACTTCCACTGGTTTTTCCTGAACAAGATGGCTTGTAGACTTGGCAGGGAATCCACCAGCGACCTGCTGATGTGCTGAAGTTGGTTTTGATGCATTGCTAGTGATGTCAGATTCTGCAGGTTGTTGAACAAACCCTCGGGCAAACTAGTAAGGTGATTAAACGACAGGTCCAGTTGATGCAGGTTCCCAGTTGAGTGGAGCATTTTGTTGTCCACATTGGTGATGGAGTTATTGGCCAGATTTAGGATGAGAAGGTTATGTAGTCCATCAAACGTATCTGATGATAAGTTTGAAATAATGTTGTTGGACAAGTCTAAAGTTTGTAGCTGCAACATACCAGTGAAGTCAGCATTTGATATTGTGTGGATCTGATTATTCTGCAAGTACAGGGCCTCTGTGTTTAGGGCAATACCTCTAGGTACCTGTGAGAGCCCTGTACCTGTGCAACGTACTACTTTCTCAGTCTCCATGCACTGGCATTTTTCCGGGCATCCTGTGACTGACTGTACAAATAAGAAAGCGATCATTCCCAAAGCAATGTCACCTGTAAAAAAGACAGTGATATGTTCACTTCCCTGTGGAGTTAACTGAACACAACAATATTAGTGGAACCACAACAATGACTCAGATTGCACCACAATTGTGACATCGGTGACTAAAGACAGAACAGTTttattgcagcatggaaacaggccattcggcccacccagtccacgacgaccagcgatcacccttcacattagttctatgttgtcctactttctcatccactctctacacactagggacaatttacagagggacaattaacttacaaacccccatgtctttgggatgtaagaggaaaccggagcacctggaggaaacccacgtggtcacggggtgaccatgcaaactccacttaaacatgtatcctctggttcttgattcccctatgctGGGTAAACGACTCGTGcacctgcccgatctattcccctcgtgattttatacttatctctataagatcaccactcagcctcctgtgctccaaggaataaagtctgagcCTGCCCATATCGctcaagtcctggcaccatcaTCGTAAAACATGCAATCTTAAATGTCAGACTAACTCAAGAGTGCAGAGTGGCACAACTCAGCAAAAAAAAATAAGGCCACGCTTAGTTGTAATAGTGGCttgaaaaacaaaatcaaaagcaATAACGGGGGCAAATGTTAAATGAGTTGACTTAGACAAAGATATGTGGATCAGGCATTTAAAACACAATTCTTACCTCTCATTGTTTCTAACTTGTCGTTTTCTTTCCCTTGAGAGAGAACTGAACCACTCCAGTTACTGTACATCTGCAGCATTAAAATGAATAGGCAgaattgaaacgtcacccattccttctctccaaagatgctgcttgactcgctcagttactccagctttttgtgtctatcttcggcacaaTTTAACGCTGATTTGGGTTTCTGCTGCCCACGATCTAATGTTCCATTTGACCACAAACCACAGAGACTTTAGTCAGCTCGGGAAGTCAAGTGTCGGTTGTGAAGAGTGACCTTGGAAATGGAAGCTGTCTGCTGTTGTATTAGACG
The sequence above is a segment of the Amblyraja radiata isolate CabotCenter1 chromosome 18, sAmbRad1.1.pri, whole genome shotgun sequence genome. Coding sequences within it:
- the lrtm1 gene encoding leucine-rich repeat and transmembrane domain-containing protein 1, encoding MLQMYSNWSGSVLSQGKENDKLETMRGDIALGMIAFLFVQSVTGCPEKCQCMETEKVVRCTGTGLSQVPRGIALNTEALYLQNNQIHTISNADFTGMLQLQTLDLSNNIISNLSSDTFDGLHNLLILNLANNSITNVDNKMLHSTGNLHQLDLSFNHLTSLPEGLFNNLQNLTSLAMHQNQLQHISRSLVDSLPSLQAILFRKNQWKCDCHLTGLKLWLESFLYTGGKIDEILCTEPEDLRSKDLMRIPHELFQVCSSIKDKSSHVDSDQRSPTIQTLQHKLEPEHSPDCTPKAKQRSGSLRHAIATIVVTGVICGIVCLMMLVAAVYGCSYAFIMAKYQRELKKLDHLGPDVEQENAEEKEPLDSSLV